One Indicator indicator isolate 239-I01 chromosome Z, UM_Iind_1.1, whole genome shotgun sequence genomic window carries:
- the PELO gene encoding protein pelota homolog translates to MKLVRKDLEKDNAGQVTLIPEEPEDMWHTYNLLQVGDSLRASTIRKVQTESATGSVGSNRIRTTLTLCVKAIDFDSQACQLRVKGTNIQENEYVKMGAYHTIELEPNRQFTLAKKQWDSVVLERIEQACDPAWSADVAAVVMQEGLAHVCLVTPSMTLTRAKVEVNIPRKRRGNCSQHDRALERFYEQVVQAIQRHINFEVVKCVLVASPGFVREQFCDYMFQQAVKTDNKLLLENKSKFLQVHSSSGHKYALKEALCDPAVTSRLSDTKAAGEVKALDDFYKLLQHEPDRAFYGLKQVEKANEAMAIDTLLISDELFRHQDVATRARYVKLVDSVRENMGTVRIFSSLHVSGEQLGKLTGVAAILRFPVADLSDQEDESSSEED, encoded by the exons atgaagctggtgaggaaagACCTGGAAAAAGATAATGCGGGGCAGGTGACGCTCATCCCCGAGGAGCCCGAGGACATGTGGCACACCTACAACCTGCTGCAGGTGGGTGACAGCTTGCGGGCCTCCACCATCCGGAAGGTGCAAACCGAGTCGGCCACCGGCAGCGTGGGTAGCAACCGCATCCGCACCACCCTCACGCTCTGTGTGAAGGCCATCGACTTTGACTCGCAGGCCTGCCAGCTACGGGTCAAGGGCACTAATATCCAAGAGAACGAGTATGTCAAGATGGGAGCCTACCACACCATCGAACTGGAACCCAACCGGCAGTTCACGCTGGCGAAGAAGCAGTGGGACAGTGTCGTGCTGGAGCGCATCGAGCAGGCCTGTGACCCAGCCTGGAGTGCCGATGTGGCAGCCGTGGTAATGCAGGAAGGGTTAGCTCATGTCTGCCTGGTCACTCCCAGCATGACGCTTACCCGTGCCAAGGTGGAGGTGAACATCCCCCGCAAGCGGAGAGGGAACTGCAGTCAGCACGACCGGGCCCTGGAGAGGTTTTACGAACAGGTGGTGCAAGCCATCCAGCGACATATCAACTTTGAGGTGGTGAAGTGTGTACTGGTGGCCAGCCCAGGCTTTGTAAGGGAGCAGTTTTGTGATTACATGTTCCAACAGGCAGTCAAGACTGACAATAAGCTTCTGCTTGAGAACAAGTCCAAATTTCTACAG GTGCACTCTTCCTCGGGACATAAATACGCATTGAAAGAAGCCCTGTGTGACCCAGCTGTAACTAGCCGTCTTTCTGACACTAAGGCAGCTGGTGAGGTCAAAGCCTTAGATGACTTCTATAAACTGCTGCAGCATGAGCCTGACCGGGCTTTTTATGGTCTAAAACAAGTGGAGAAGGCCAATGAAGCCATGGCTATTGATACTTTGCTGATCAGTGATGAGCTTTTCCGGCACCAGGATGTGGCAACACGTGCCCGATATGTTAAATTGGTAGATAGTGTACGGGAGAACATGGGCACAGTGCGCATTTTCTCCAGCCTTCatgtgtctggagaacagcttgGCAAGCTGACAGGGGTGGCAGCCATCCTGCGCTTTCCTGTGGCTGACCTCTCTGACCAGGAAGATGAATCTAGCTCTGAAGAGGATTGA